One window from the genome of Kaistella carnis encodes:
- the recA gene encoding recombinase RecA, which yields MSSIEDKKKALALVLEKLDKTYGKGTVMTLGDASADTSIEVIPSGSLGLDLALGVGGYPRGRVIEIYGPESSGKTTLTLHAIAEAQKAGGIAAFIDAEHAFDRGYAKKLGINLDDLIISQPDNGEQALEIADNLIRSGAVDIVVIDSVAALTPKAEIEGEMGDSKMGLHARLMSQALRKLTGTISKTKCTVIFINQLREKIGVMFGNPETTTGGNALKFYASVRIDIRKASAPIKTGDEAVGSRVKVKIVKNKVAPPFKIAEFDIMYGEGVSKTGEILDAAVDLGIVKKSGSWFSYAETKLGQGRDAVRDMLKDNPELADELEAKIREEIKNKKE from the coding sequence ATGAGCAGTATCGAAGATAAGAAAAAAGCACTGGCTTTGGTGCTTGAGAAACTAGATAAAACCTACGGTAAAGGAACCGTAATGACTTTGGGAGATGCATCTGCGGATACTTCTATTGAAGTGATCCCGTCTGGATCATTAGGACTGGATTTAGCTTTAGGAGTGGGTGGTTACCCGAGAGGAAGAGTCATTGAAATTTATGGTCCGGAATCTTCAGGGAAAACAACTTTAACTTTACACGCCATTGCCGAAGCGCAAAAAGCGGGAGGGATTGCAGCTTTTATCGATGCGGAACACGCATTTGACAGAGGTTATGCGAAAAAATTAGGAATTAACCTGGATGATTTAATCATTTCTCAGCCGGATAATGGGGAACAGGCTTTGGAAATTGCCGATAATTTAATCCGTTCCGGTGCAGTTGATATTGTAGTAATTGACTCAGTGGCAGCTTTGACTCCAAAAGCGGAGATCGAAGGGGAAATGGGAGATTCTAAAATGGGACTTCATGCGAGATTAATGTCTCAAGCGTTGAGAAAATTAACTGGAACAATTTCTAAAACGAAATGTACCGTGATTTTCATTAACCAGTTGAGAGAGAAAATTGGAGTAATGTTCGGAAACCCTGAAACAACTACGGGAGGAAATGCGCTGAAGTTTTATGCTTCGGTAAGGATTGATATCAGAAAAGCAAGTGCACCGATTAAAACAGGTGATGAAGCGGTAGGAAGCCGTGTAAAAGTGAAGATCGTGAAAAATAAAGTAGCACCTCCATTTAAAATTGCTGAATTTGATATTATGTACGGCGAAGGAGTTTCTAAAACCGGTGAGATTTTAGATGCAGCGGTTGATTTAGGAATTGTAAAGAAAAGCGGTTCTTGGTTCAGCTATGCAGAAACAAAATTGGGTCAAGGTCGTGATGCGGTAAGAGATATGTTGAAAGACAATCCTGAATTAGCTGACGAACTGGAAGCAAAAATCCGAGAAGAAATTAAAAATAAAAAGGAATAA
- the htpG gene encoding molecular chaperone HtpG → MTKGNINVSVENIFPLIKKFLYSDHEIFLRELISNATDATLKLKHLTSIGEAKVDFGQPKIEVKIDKDAKTLTIIDQGIGMTGEEVEKYINQVAFSGAEEFLEKYKDSAKDSGIIGHFGLGFYSAFMVAEKVEILTKSYKDEPAVRWICDGSPEYTLEETTEKTDRGTEIILHIAEDSTEFLEESRIRELLLKYNKFMPVPIKFGTKKETLPLPEDAAEDAKAETVEVDNIINNPTPAWTKSPSELSEADYKEFYHELYPMQFEEPLFNIHLNVDYPFNLTGILYFPKLTNGLNIEKDKIQLYQNQVYVTDEVKGIVPDFLMLLRGVIDSPDIPLNVSRSYLQADGAVKKISSYITKKVADKMVSLFNENREDYEKKWNDIKIVIEYGMISEDKFFDKSDKFALYPTTDGQYLLWSELEEKVKPLQTDKNGNFVILYATNADEQHSYIQAAKDKGYEVLLLDSPIVPHLIQKLETSKEKISFARVDADHINNLIKKEDTAISKLTEEEKEALKKNITEAVNDTKFTVQVEDLESSEAPFIITQPEFMRRMKDMQATGGGGMFGMSVFPEMYNLVVNSNSELAAEILKNENAEEKNSKIKYALDLAKLSQNLLKGKDLTDFIQRSYQQLSK, encoded by the coding sequence ATGACAAAAGGAAATATTAATGTATCGGTGGAAAATATTTTTCCCTTAATTAAGAAGTTTTTGTACAGCGATCACGAAATATTTTTGCGTGAACTGATTTCTAATGCGACTGATGCGACTTTGAAGTTGAAACATTTGACAAGTATCGGTGAAGCTAAAGTCGATTTCGGACAACCGAAAATCGAAGTTAAAATTGATAAAGACGCGAAAACTTTAACTATTATAGACCAAGGAATTGGTATGACGGGAGAGGAAGTTGAGAAATATATCAACCAAGTTGCCTTTTCCGGTGCGGAAGAATTTTTAGAAAAATATAAAGATTCTGCAAAAGATTCCGGAATTATTGGTCATTTCGGTCTTGGATTTTATTCGGCCTTTATGGTTGCTGAAAAAGTAGAAATTCTTACAAAATCTTATAAAGATGAGCCAGCAGTTCGTTGGATTTGCGACGGAAGTCCGGAATACACTTTGGAAGAAACAACTGAAAAAACAGATAGAGGAACTGAGATTATTCTTCATATTGCAGAAGATTCTACGGAGTTTTTGGAGGAATCCAGAATCCGTGAATTGTTGTTAAAATATAATAAATTCATGCCTGTTCCGATTAAATTTGGAACGAAAAAAGAAACTTTGCCTTTACCGGAAGACGCGGCAGAAGATGCAAAAGCGGAAACGGTAGAAGTTGATAATATTATTAATAATCCAACTCCGGCGTGGACGAAATCCCCGAGCGAATTAAGTGAGGCAGATTATAAGGAATTCTACCATGAATTGTATCCAATGCAGTTCGAGGAGCCTTTATTTAATATTCATTTGAATGTAGATTATCCATTTAACTTAACTGGAATTCTTTATTTCCCGAAATTAACGAATGGTTTAAATATCGAGAAAGATAAAATTCAGTTATACCAAAATCAGGTTTATGTAACCGATGAGGTGAAAGGAATTGTGCCGGATTTCTTAATGTTACTACGCGGTGTGATCGATTCTCCGGATATTCCGTTGAACGTTTCCCGTTCTTATTTGCAGGCTGACGGTGCGGTGAAGAAAATTTCTTCTTACATCACCAAGAAAGTGGCTGATAAAATGGTTTCTCTATTTAATGAAAACCGTGAAGACTATGAAAAGAAATGGAACGACATTAAAATCGTTATCGAATACGGAATGATTTCCGAGGATAAATTCTTTGATAAGTCTGATAAGTTCGCATTATATCCAACAACCGACGGGCAGTATCTTTTATGGTCTGAATTGGAAGAAAAAGTAAAACCGCTGCAAACAGACAAGAACGGAAACTTCGTTATTTTGTACGCGACAAATGCAGATGAACAGCACAGCTATATTCAGGCTGCGAAAGATAAGGGGTATGAAGTTCTGCTTTTAGATTCTCCGATTGTTCCGCATTTAATTCAGAAATTAGAAACTTCGAAAGAGAAAATTTCATTTGCCAGAGTCGATGCTGATCACATTAATAATTTGATCAAAAAAGAAGATACAGCGATTTCTAAATTAACTGAAGAGGAAAAAGAAGCTTTGAAGAAAAACATTACAGAAGCGGTAAACGATACGAAATTTACAGTTCAGGTTGAAGACTTAGAAAGTTCCGAAGCACCATTCATCATTACACAACCGGAATTTATGCGTAGAATGAAAGACATGCAGGCAACCGGCGGTGGCGGAATGTTTGGAATGAGCGTTTTCCCGGAAATGTATAATCTGGTGGTGAACTCTAACAGCGAATTGGCTGCAGAAATTTTGAAAAATGAAAATGCTGAGGAGAAAAATTCTAAGATTAAG